The following coding sequences lie in one Candidatus Effluviviaceae Genus I sp. genomic window:
- a CDS encoding lamin tail domain-containing protein — VPVASISSDAALAPRDSVTLTLTWSSPAPGYHTAVLTLECGHDENPNDNARRTSFTVGGFGALLAVNEIMYSPADSATEWLELVNASGETVRMDGWLVGDDRVAQSLLVDSLLVVPPGGFVVVAQDTALLPGTPAPLMEMLRWMALSADDTVVLLDRYGTVMDRVSYSHRWGGARGVSLERVRPDLSPDDPGNWGSSVSPAGATPGRVNSIHIAAFPSAGKLTVFPNPFSPNGDGRDDRVAVVMELPVAHAVARLTVYDVRGRARAVLMDHERVASLHEVLWDGTGFDGGLLPSGLYVMCLEALNARDGILVTAKAVVGIVR; from the coding sequence TGTGCCCGTGGCGTCCATTTCGTCCGACGCGGCGCTCGCCCCGCGGGACTCCGTGACGCTCACGCTCACCTGGTCGTCACCGGCGCCCGGGTACCACACGGCCGTGCTGACCCTCGAGTGCGGCCACGACGAGAACCCGAACGACAACGCGCGGCGCACGAGCTTCACGGTCGGCGGGTTCGGCGCGCTCCTCGCCGTGAACGAGATCATGTACTCACCGGCCGACAGCGCGACGGAGTGGCTCGAGCTGGTGAACGCGTCGGGAGAGACGGTCAGGATGGACGGCTGGCTCGTCGGCGACGACCGGGTCGCGCAGTCACTTCTGGTTGACTCGCTCCTCGTCGTGCCGCCCGGCGGGTTCGTCGTCGTGGCGCAGGACACAGCGCTTCTCCCCGGCACCCCGGCCCCGCTCATGGAGATGCTGCGATGGATGGCGCTCAGCGCCGACGATACGGTCGTGCTCCTGGACCGCTACGGGACGGTGATGGACCGGGTGTCCTACAGCCACAGGTGGGGGGGCGCGCGCGGCGTGTCGCTCGAACGGGTGAGGCCGGACCTCTCGCCGGACGACCCGGGCAACTGGGGAAGCTCGGTGTCGCCTGCGGGAGCGACGCCCGGCAGGGTCAACAGCATCCACATCGCGGCGTTCCCCTCGGCGGGGAAGCTCACGGTGTTCCCCAACCCGTTCTCACCGAACGGCGACGGGCGGGACGACCGGGTGGCGGTGGTCATGGAGCTCCCCGTCGCGCACGCGGTGGCGCGGCTGACGGTGTACGACGTCCGCGGCCGCGCGCGGGCGGTGCTCATGGACCACGAGCGCGTGGCGAGCCTCCACGAGGTCCTGTGGGACGGGACTGGGTTCGACGGCGGCCTGCTGCCGTCGGGGCTGTACGTGATGTGCCTCGAGGCGCTGAACGCGCGGGACGGGATTCTCGTGACGGCGAAGGCGGTCGTGGGGATTGTGA